TGCCTTTGTGACTACGATCTTGGGTCCATCAGCCAAGAAAGCTGTGTGTAATTATGAGATCACAAAGtcgaaataaaaattttcatcacgaaAGTTGGCACACACATGAAACCAATTAATTACTTAATTCTTGAGTTGTTATTTTTTTCCAACAAAACATTTTGAGTTGTTATTAAATGATACCAGTTAAAAAGGACGACACATGATATAAGTGTACTTTCAGACTCAAATCATTCTAAACTATCATTTTCCACCCCTGAATTTTCTTAAATTTTGCAATACGTACCTCTTCTTCAAATTGGCCCAAATTTGACCCTTCAATTTTCAGGAAAAATGATCAAAGACTATGAGTTCAATCACAACACATTCGTACACACTACTGAATAGATAAGGAATCAAAACACAAAACTCAAATTATAGCCACCAACTTCATGCTCCAAGCTCAGTCCTACTCCTATGTGGGGCTCTACATTCCCATTTCCCACCATCCTGAAGTCCCATAAAGGTCTCAAGACCCCATGAAAGTAGACAGAAAGCCTACAAAAACCGTCCCTTTTGGTTCGGTGCATGTCTCCCCCTTTTGACAGCACGAATTGTGAGATCCCTCGCCCCATGAAAGCCCGAGCCATTTCAATGTCAAACCACCGCAATCCGGGCAGCTTCCTTCACGAATTCCTCCCCCCCTTCAATTCCTTCACACCACTCcacataacataaaaaaaaaaaaaagaaaaaaaggaaaaaaaaaagaaaaaaggagtgaGAGATTCTTTAAAGCCCCTGGAATAGAAAAGGACTAATTTTGATGAACCACTGTTATTATGTCTTTGTTGCAAAAGGGGAGGAATTTAATGGGCATTGAGATTGCTGCAAAGGACTTGGGAAAGTCAAGTAGAAGGGAAGGCGAAGCTTTCGATTTCAAAAAAGTTGGTTTCTTTAGATTCTCCTCCCATTTTACCAATACCTCAGCATCTACTCTTACAATCTTATATTACCACTAGTGAGTAGAGACCTTGAAATACGTACAAAAACCACCCATTAAATTCCACTTACCCCAGCTATGTAGCTTTCAACTTTTTTATATTGCCTTCCCATCCCCTCCCCTAGACCCCTATTGTAATTGAATTCATTTATTACTCTTTCCAATTTGCTGTCATTTCATTTATTTCTCCACCCATTAAGGATCCCATCACCCCTTCCTCTCCTCTGCCTCTCTTCTCCCTCCCACTACTCCTCTTGCATCACATCAGACCAGaggctcttcctcctcctcttctttttctcaagAAGATGGGATTCTGGAGTTCCAACAAGGTCTGGTGAGtcctaatttttcttcttctctctctctctctgtgtgtgtgtgtgtgtgtgtgtgtgtgtgtgtgtgtgcgtgccttTGTTTAGGCCAAAACATGGATTTGGTGTTGCATGAAAGCATCAAAGCAGGGGACTTTCTTTCTCCAGTCGCACTCCCATTGCCATACCTCCCACCACCTCCACCACCTTCTCCTGTTGCACAGAGTAATCTAGATAACAAGATCAGTCCTAGCGTCCTCCTCATAATTGTAATCCTGGCAATTATCTTCTTCATCTCTGGGCTGCTCCACCTCCTTGTTAGATACCTCTTGAGACCCATCAACAGGGACCCGGAGGACATGGATAATGTCACGGCCCTCCAAGGCCAGCTCCAGCAGCTGTTCCACCTCCATGACGCCGGGGTGGACCAGTCCTTCATCGACACCCTCCCTGTTTTCCTCTACAAGGCCATCATAGGCCTCAAGGACCCTTTTGACTGCGCTGTGTGCCTCTGCGAGTTCGAGGGCGACGACAAGCTCAGGCTTCTCCCAAATTGCAGCCATGCCTTCCATATGGAGTGCATCGACACCTGGCTCTTGTCCCACTCCACTTGCCCTCTTTGTCGGAGTAACCTCCTCCCCGACTTCTCCCCCAGCAACAGTTGCAGTCCTTTGGTCCTCGTTCTTGAGTCCGGGAGTGAGAGCTCCAGGGAGATCGATCCTGATAGAGGGGAGCCTGGGAGTCATTCCCACCTTGGTTTCAACGGAGAAGATGACTTCCGGCCTTCATCGAATGATGCGTCGCAGAAACAGGGGGCTGCTGGGGCCAAGGAAGAGGCGGCCGTGCCTTCTTTGGAGAATTCAGAGGCGAAGGTGGTTCCGGTGAGGCTCGGAAAGTTTCGGAATGTGGATGCTGATGGTGGCGAGGGTGAAGGTAGCAGCAGTGCTGGTGGCTGTAGTAATTTGGATCAAAGGAGGTGTTTTTCCATGGGGTCCTACGAGTATGTGATGGATGAGAGCTCTGCACTTCAAGTGGCCATCAAGCCACCCAAGAAGAGGCCGGCGATCAAGAAGCCCGGGCATGGGCTGGCGATGTCCGAATGTGATTGCCATTCAAGGAGAGAGGGGTTTAGAGGATTCGAACAGTCTCGAAATGTTGAATCTAGAGGCAATGCTCAGGGAATTGCCAGTCTGAACAGGAGAGAGAGCTTCTCTGTTTCGAAGATATGGTTGCGTGCGAAGAAAGATAGTCCGGTCACCGGAGATAATTCACGGCGGGCTGTTTCATTCCGATTGCCATTGCGTCGAGGCGCAACTGATGAATCAAAGATGAAGAGCAGCACCAGCCCAATGACAGTATCGGAATTCAATGTTTCTGGGTGGGAGAAGAGTGGGAGTGAATTGGATTTCGATGCAGAGGTGGGAAGCTGCAACAATAGTATAGGGTCTCGCGTGGATGAAGCACCTTCATTTGCGAGGAGGACACTGCTTTGGATAGTGGGGAGACAGAACAAGGTGGGAAACCATCTCTCACATGGATCAAATCCAGGTGTTTCTCTTGTCTAGATTACTTGTTCTTTAGATtcttaaattttgaaagaaaaggtGCAGTAGAGGGGGATAAATAGGAGATAAAGAATCATTTGAATACAGCAgtctttgatttttcttttcttttttctgttgGTTTGATGGATTCGTTTCTTGGGTATGTATATACTTTGGTTGAAGCTCCTtatcttatttttcaaattttttagccTATCTTGCATCTAAATTGGGAGAAGACaaatgagaaaagagagagaatcgactaattcatattgttcttatgaGCCAGTTCGGTTCTCCACTTATCACGGGAAATGCTCACTTATTGCTTTCATAATTGGATCTCTTTGGAGAATATGTTTTCCACTATCTTTCACTCATTGCTTGCATTCCCGAATCCCTTACACAGTATAATAGAGATAAAAAACTGTCTGAAGAAAACTCATGGGCCAGAGTCTGTTCTTTATCACACCTTTTATCCTTGTCTCTTGAATCTTCCTTATTAGAAAAGTGCAAATATTCTTCACAGAGTAGCATTCCTCATGCATGGAAATGACTATTTATGTTATTCTTTTGATTTTCCAACAATTATTTCCCATGTTTTATATACACCCATAAAACAGATGTTATACTTCCTTAAATTGAACAGACAAGATTACTTGATTACCATTTTTGGCCAATCAATTGCTAAGCTCAAAGAAAATGAGGTGAAACTCGAGACTTATATGTGTAATTTGTTTAAGAATTCTGGTGTGAGATAATAAAAATTGTTTTTTATTTAGGATTTGAGCAATTAACCACCCAGGATTGCTGCTCTGATCCTCAACTGCAGACCATTCCATCTGCATGTATTTTTCACTTCAAAACCCCCTAGAAGATAAAGACACAAAAATCCACTCTCAGTTTCAAATGCCCTTCTAGTGCTCCCCTGCCTTCTCCTTATGGGATTGGTACCTGCCACTTTATCTGAAAGCTAATAAAACAGaattccccaaaaaaaaaaatgtttcacCTTCTAGTAAAGGAGTCCAGTTATCCATTGATCATGTGATGCAGAGGTAATCCATACAaagttttcaaattcaaatgtttGGCTCTACTTGCTTGTGGAGTTTGTTATTCTTTTCTGCTAGGGTGGCAGAGGTTGCCAAGCTGAGGACTTGGTTCCAGGCTGTTGGAGTTAATGCTGTTGGCCACAAGGGTGGTGTGTAGAGGGGTGGTTTGAGTTCACTTATGAAATGTGAATGGCTGGGAGTGGAGTCCTCCTTTTGTGGGCACTGCTTTATAATTATAATGGGGAGGGTCACAAGAGCAGTTAAAGGCCTGGTGGTGGGGGTGGTTGCACTGTGTGAACCCTGATATCCCTCGCAAGTCACAACCTAACCTGCTCCTACCTCATGTTATTGTTGTCCCTTCTTTCTCCCTCCACAGTCCACCCATTTTTCCCATCTCAGCACTCTTAGCCACTCTTAAGACAACACCAAGCCTCTTCTTAATAGATCATGCATGTTACCACACACTTCTTTTTTGTTTGGCCACCATTCGGAGGGCAATCACATGCATCCCATGTCACATGGGTCCTATGCATTTAATATAACTGCATACGTATGAATCTGTGAAAGTGATCTCTGGATGCTAGAAGAGGCCAAAATGCTgttgaggaccaagagtcctacAAACTAAGAGCCAGTATGGAAGC
Above is a genomic segment from Elaeis guineensis isolate ETL-2024a chromosome 1, EG11, whole genome shotgun sequence containing:
- the LOC105039576 gene encoding RING-H2 finger protein ATL13; this translates as MDLVLHESIKAGDFLSPVALPLPYLPPPPPPSPVAQSNLDNKISPSVLLIIVILAIIFFISGLLHLLVRYLLRPINRDPEDMDNVTALQGQLQQLFHLHDAGVDQSFIDTLPVFLYKAIIGLKDPFDCAVCLCEFEGDDKLRLLPNCSHAFHMECIDTWLLSHSTCPLCRSNLLPDFSPSNSCSPLVLVLESGSESSREIDPDRGEPGSHSHLGFNGEDDFRPSSNDASQKQGAAGAKEEAAVPSLENSEAKVVPVRLGKFRNVDADGGEGEGSSSAGGCSNLDQRRCFSMGSYEYVMDESSALQVAIKPPKKRPAIKKPGHGLAMSECDCHSRREGFRGFEQSRNVESRGNAQGIASLNRRESFSVSKIWLRAKKDSPVTGDNSRRAVSFRLPLRRGATDESKMKSSTSPMTVSEFNVSGWEKSGSELDFDAEVGSCNNSIGSRVDEAPSFARRTLLWIVGRQNKVGNHLSHGSNPGVSLV